The following proteins come from a genomic window of Methanosarcina sp. MTP4:
- the csm3 gene encoding type III-A CRISPR-associated RAMP protein Csm3, with product MSEEPMKLKFLGKIKITGDMIVVTGMHIGASKETVKIGGIDSPVVRDPLTDLPYIPGSSLKGKLRSLSEKALEKDLVRISSKPDINVHVCTDKHCEICRLFGSSKKDEDTKDQKNIPSRLIVRDMLLSNDKELLNIDTGLPYTEWKFENSIDRISSAANPRQIERVPAGARFEFELVYDAEEEAELEEDITRIQMALKLLEQDALGGHGSRGYGKVKFENIRYTGYPKKYYISGDESLILENKSEEEIISVEDIISSFTGEKNA from the coding sequence ATGAGTGAAGAACCTATGAAACTCAAATTTCTTGGAAAGATTAAGATCACAGGTGATATGATAGTAGTTACCGGTATGCACATCGGGGCTTCTAAAGAAACGGTAAAGATTGGAGGTATCGACAGTCCCGTAGTCCGGGATCCGCTAACAGATCTTCCATATATTCCTGGCAGTTCATTGAAAGGAAAACTAAGAAGCCTCTCCGAAAAGGCCCTGGAAAAAGACCTCGTTAGAATAAGCAGTAAGCCCGATATCAATGTGCATGTCTGCACGGACAAACACTGTGAAATCTGCAGACTTTTCGGGAGCAGTAAAAAAGATGAGGATACTAAAGATCAAAAGAATATTCCCAGCCGTTTAATTGTCCGGGACATGCTCCTTTCAAATGACAAGGAACTGTTAAATATTGACACCGGTCTCCCCTACACTGAGTGGAAGTTTGAAAACAGCATCGATCGGATAAGTTCGGCAGCAAACCCGAGGCAGATCGAAAGGGTTCCGGCAGGAGCCAGATTCGAGTTCGAACTTGTTTATGATGCCGAAGAAGAAGCTGAGCTTGAAGAAGACATCACAAGAATCCAGATGGCTTTGAAATTGCTCGAACAGGATGCTCTTGGTGGCCACGGTTCAAGAGGTTATGGAAAGGTAAAATTTGAAAATATAAGGTATACCGGATATCCAAAGAAATACTACATTTCCGGTGATGAGAGTCTCATTCTGGAAAACAAGTCAGAAGAAGAGATAATCTCAGTAGAAGATATAATAAGCAGCTTCACAGGGGAAAAGAATGCCTGA
- the csm2 gene encoding type III-A CRISPR-associated protein Csm2, translating into MSEDNELSNLLKIGRLIELCNVAKNSDSWMINKWYEKEERVYIRPLMSGSDIDSSKILNASCIMGIKLSKDKITFTQLRRLLTGFQIVKEKTKIEKTKTSGIKPADISKLKLNLAYITARNSNLTRLTDLLDSMLDNERFPENTDLNNKQFELVVTLLEGVIAYHKLAGGRD; encoded by the coding sequence ATGAGTGAAGATAATGAACTTTCAAACTTACTTAAAATAGGAAGATTAATCGAGCTGTGTAATGTGGCAAAAAATTCTGATTCATGGATGATTAACAAGTGGTACGAAAAGGAAGAAAGGGTGTACATCCGGCCGTTAATGTCAGGTTCAGATATTGATTCTTCCAAAATTCTGAACGCTTCCTGCATAATGGGCATTAAACTTTCAAAAGACAAAATCACATTCACCCAGCTACGCAGGTTGCTTACCGGCTTCCAGATAGTTAAAGAGAAAACAAAAATAGAGAAAACAAAAACGTCTGGAATCAAGCCTGCCGATATTTCAAAATTAAAACTTAACCTTGCATACATAACAGCTCGTAATTCTAATCTTACAAGGTTGACAGACCTCCTTGATTCCATGCTTGACAACGAAAGATTCCCGGAAAACACGGATTTGAATAATAAACAGTTCGAGCTGGTTGTGACGCTGCTTGAAGGTGTAATAGCATATCACAAACTTGCAGGGGGGCGTGATTAA
- the cas10 gene encoding type III-A CRISPR-associated protein Cas10/Csm1: MSKSDTNSDYLFLKIGALLHDIGHVVPAPEGEAKGHAERGFEFLSSFANTEGFSAFAKYHHARSVDEIVEEGLSQKSRNLLWMVREASRLSSGNDGSDGEDAAGKHLLRSVFSGISGIKEEKEGKKFEVPIKYYPSVKLDSKAFVYPWLKEDLPALAEEGCGEIYKSFKDFFGKLLDLDENRINEDLLLMFLEQNTAFIPAGSGANNDISLFDHLKTTCAIASCMYRLHEKELEKDLVNEISDLKAENYLLIGGDVSGIQDFIYRISSKGAMRLLRGRSFYLEMFCEDIVHEIVERLGLPKTNILYSGGGNFYILAPNTEDAKNKLKEIENDLYGIENNLEGKGSEGWLIANGLSSSLYVALSCIPFCGKKFENFSKIWMDINQKNSLKKAQKYQSALEKNPSKILELGDKGDPCDACRKRTPYKDLESVDEEDVAFCPLCREQMKIGSELARLGDSFYILKTKYRGEGFSIPFSTMKIMDKETMGTVSKSSSVYAVNNFDTGEIINLMKSKKIPPDIHVSSLPIAIYCAKSDEKETDRQLLTFEQLADKSEGSKKLGAVRMDVDNLGKIFTLGLPDNRRTITRISSLSRMMNYFFKGYLNFLGEFDEENVLDVCNWQSNSPNLVKSRDPSRNISIVYAGGDDLFILGAWDDVFELCFDIQGLFRKYVAENPHVTISAGFSIFNNKHPLYQIARVCGNKEECSKDEGRNRVYLLNRGVGKDHILETFKEIKDFEEIKDSLEWEDARKLFSNFEPFFWYIMKEKGNSSKTMVRKLLDAREMYCKDPEKANWVIQLHYFVSRNKDLKKILDKNNKLRKYFYSVPDEKVNPIYDIDLPLNILDLRGRKVN; the protein is encoded by the coding sequence ATGTCTAAAAGTGACACCAATTCTGATTATCTTTTTCTGAAAATAGGAGCTCTGCTGCATGACATAGGGCATGTTGTGCCGGCTCCTGAAGGTGAGGCGAAAGGGCATGCTGAGAGGGGATTTGAGTTTCTCAGCTCGTTTGCGAACACCGAAGGCTTTTCTGCGTTTGCGAAGTATCACCATGCCCGATCGGTTGATGAAATTGTGGAGGAGGGGCTGAGCCAAAAATCCAGGAACCTTTTATGGATGGTGAGGGAAGCTTCCAGGCTTTCTTCAGGTAATGACGGTAGTGATGGAGAAGATGCCGCTGGAAAGCACCTTTTGAGGTCTGTTTTTTCGGGGATCTCGGGGATCAAGGAGGAGAAGGAGGGTAAGAAGTTTGAAGTTCCCATAAAGTACTATCCTTCCGTAAAACTTGACTCGAAGGCCTTTGTGTATCCCTGGTTAAAGGAAGACCTGCCTGCCCTGGCAGAGGAGGGATGTGGAGAGATATACAAATCTTTCAAGGATTTCTTTGGAAAACTCCTGGACCTCGACGAGAACCGGATTAACGAAGACCTCCTGTTGATGTTCCTTGAGCAGAACACTGCATTTATTCCGGCCGGTTCTGGTGCGAACAATGATATTTCACTTTTTGATCACCTCAAGACAACCTGTGCGATTGCTTCCTGCATGTACAGGCTCCATGAAAAGGAACTCGAAAAGGATCTTGTGAATGAAATTTCCGATTTGAAGGCTGAAAATTATCTGCTAATAGGTGGGGATGTTTCCGGAATCCAGGACTTCATATACCGTATTTCCTCTAAAGGGGCTATGAGGCTTCTCAGAGGACGGTCCTTTTATCTGGAGATGTTCTGCGAGGACATCGTACACGAGATAGTTGAAAGGCTCGGGCTTCCGAAGACAAACATTCTCTATTCCGGAGGCGGAAATTTTTACATTCTTGCTCCAAACACTGAGGATGCAAAAAATAAATTGAAAGAAATAGAAAATGACCTTTATGGAATAGAAAATAACCTGGAAGGAAAGGGTTCGGAAGGCTGGCTAATTGCCAACGGACTCAGTAGCAGCCTTTACGTGGCTCTTTCCTGTATTCCTTTCTGCGGGAAGAAGTTTGAAAATTTCAGCAAGATATGGATGGATATTAACCAGAAAAACTCATTGAAGAAGGCTCAAAAATATCAGTCGGCACTTGAAAAGAATCCTTCAAAAATACTGGAACTTGGAGACAAAGGCGATCCCTGTGATGCATGCAGGAAGAGAACTCCATATAAAGATCTGGAATCGGTTGATGAAGAGGATGTGGCATTTTGTCCCCTTTGCCGTGAACAGATGAAAATTGGAAGTGAACTGGCCAGGTTAGGTGATTCGTTCTACATATTAAAAACAAAGTACAGGGGCGAAGGCTTTTCCATACCATTCAGTACGATGAAGATTATGGATAAAGAGACAATGGGGACGGTCAGTAAGTCTTCCTCAGTATATGCTGTTAACAACTTTGATACAGGTGAAATAATTAACCTGATGAAAAGTAAAAAAATTCCTCCTGATATTCATGTTTCATCTTTGCCTATTGCTATTTACTGTGCCAAATCCGATGAAAAGGAAACTGACAGGCAACTCCTTACCTTTGAGCAGCTTGCGGATAAATCGGAGGGCTCGAAGAAGCTCGGTGCGGTCCGGATGGATGTTGACAATCTCGGAAAGATTTTCACATTAGGGCTTCCCGATAATCGGCGAACAATCACCAGGATATCCAGTTTATCTAGGATGATGAACTATTTCTTCAAAGGTTATCTAAACTTTCTCGGAGAATTTGATGAAGAAAATGTCTTGGACGTCTGCAACTGGCAGAGCAATTCGCCAAACCTTGTAAAGAGTAGAGACCCTTCACGTAATATCAGCATAGTCTATGCAGGCGGTGACGATCTTTTCATACTCGGAGCTTGGGATGACGTTTTTGAACTCTGTTTTGACATTCAAGGTTTGTTCCGCAAATATGTAGCTGAGAATCCGCACGTTACGATTTCAGCCGGATTTTCTATCTTCAATAATAAACACCCACTGTACCAGATTGCCAGAGTCTGCGGAAATAAAGAAGAATGTTCCAAAGATGAAGGCAGAAACAGGGTCTATCTCCTTAATAGGGGTGTGGGGAAGGATCATATTTTAGAGACGTTTAAAGAAATAAAAGATTTTGAAGAAATAAAAGACTCCCTTGAATGGGAAGACGCAAGGAAACTCTTCTCTAATTTTGAACCTTTTTTCTGGTACATCATGAAAGAAAAAGGAAATTCCTCCAAAACCATGGTGAGAAAGCTTCTCGATGCGAGAGAAATGTATTGTAAAGATCCTGAAAAAGCCAACTGGGTTATCCAGTTACATTATTTTGTTTCACGGAATAAAGACCTGAAGAAAATCCTTGATAAAAATAACAAACTAAGAAAATATTTCTATTCTGTTCCTGACGAAAAAGTGAATCCGATTTATGATATCGATCTGCCTCTGAATATTTTGGATCTACGGGGAAGGAAGGTGAATTAA
- a CDS encoding CRISPR-associated endonuclease Cas6, which produces MKLKTLEMSFKSTKEFKENILCTRGFFATKFNEYVQLHNHNTDKFVYGYPTIQYKVVGKRPLILGINEGIDVLKEIFDDFDSVRLGETEYEIIQRSMTIKNQEFGLSDKIYFYEFLTPWLPLNQENHEKFMQLKTLEEQKEMLRRILTGNLLSMSKGLGYTVPDRIKCDLDVRVTNSEYKDVNFLSFYGGFMANFCIPDYMGIGKSTAMGRGTVRKIRVYRDN; this is translated from the coding sequence ATGAAACTCAAAACCCTCGAAATGTCCTTCAAGTCCACAAAGGAATTCAAGGAAAACATCCTCTGCACCCGAGGCTTTTTCGCCACGAAATTCAACGAATACGTCCAGCTTCACAACCACAACACGGACAAATTCGTGTACGGTTATCCTACAATCCAGTACAAGGTGGTCGGGAAAAGGCCCCTCATCCTGGGCATAAACGAAGGAATCGATGTCCTGAAAGAGATCTTTGACGACTTTGACTCGGTCAGGCTGGGGGAAACCGAGTACGAGATAATCCAGCGGTCCATGACGATCAAGAACCAGGAATTCGGGCTTTCGGACAAGATCTACTTCTACGAGTTCCTTACCCCCTGGCTCCCCCTGAACCAGGAAAACCACGAAAAGTTCATGCAGCTCAAAACCCTGGAAGAGCAAAAAGAAATGCTCCGCAGAATCCTCACGGGAAACCTCCTTTCCATGTCAAAAGGCCTCGGCTACACCGTCCCCGACCGGATCAAATGCGACCTCGATGTAAGGGTAACAAATAGCGAGTACAAAGACGTAAACTTCCTCTCCTTCTACGGCGGTTTCATGGCAAACTTCTGCATCCCCGACTATATGGGAATTGGCAAATCCACAGCAATGGGCAGAGGCACCGTCCGAAAAATCCGCGTATACCGGGACAACTGA
- the ltrA gene encoding group II intron reverse transcriptase/maturase, translating into MGEDCRHRSQAVADLQLKLYRKASSRKEKRFKHLKKLLVRKEVLHAAWENLNRDSSAAGVDFLSIRQVEEAGVEEFLRTVREELKTERYRAENVRRVDIPKDSGGKRHLGIMTVKDRLVQGAVKLVIEPIFEADFEDSSFGFRPCRSTRLASLEVYRWLETGMNRVVKGDVKDCFDNIPHEKLMDCLKTRIGDKYVLSLIESWLKVGVVKGGSVSYPEKGVLQGGVISPLLVNIYLDQFDKCWKREVFAGDAGEPGERLVRYADDFVVLGKNWVEFARIRKVLADLDLEVNKEKTLISNLEKGFEFLGYYFLEVSSEEGLEGKIRITPTDGSVRRVIEAIEKATEFNPQAPEPLESVLEEVQKVVCPWYYYYRHTEYTEGLEEIQRYFNAQLREYIRKSRELEASTAQGEGRNGGDWGCRGDGGGGEGGEDRGVSKAF; encoded by the coding sequence ATGGGCGAAGATTGTCGTCATCGCAGTCAAGCTGTTGCAGATCTCCAATTGAAGCTGTACCGGAAAGCGAGCAGCAGGAAGGAAAAGCGTTTCAAGCACCTGAAAAAGCTGCTCGTGAGAAAAGAGGTTCTGCATGCAGCCTGGGAGAACCTGAACAGGGACAGCAGTGCAGCAGGTGTGGATTTTCTTTCTATCAGGCAGGTCGAGGAGGCAGGCGTGGAAGAGTTTTTGCGGACTGTGAGAGAGGAGCTGAAAACGGAGAGGTACAGGGCTGAAAACGTGCGCAGAGTCGATATCCCGAAGGACAGCGGAGGCAAAAGGCATCTCGGGATCATGACTGTGAAGGACAGGCTTGTCCAGGGGGCGGTGAAGCTGGTGATCGAGCCTATCTTCGAGGCGGATTTCGAGGACTCTTCCTTTGGCTTTCGGCCCTGCAGGTCCACGAGACTTGCAAGCCTTGAGGTGTACAGGTGGCTGGAAACCGGAATGAACCGGGTGGTCAAAGGGGACGTGAAGGACTGCTTCGACAATATCCCCCATGAAAAGCTCATGGACTGCCTGAAAACAAGGATCGGGGACAAATATGTTCTGTCCCTCATCGAGTCCTGGCTGAAGGTAGGGGTTGTGAAGGGAGGCTCCGTATCCTATCCCGAAAAAGGAGTGCTGCAGGGAGGGGTTATCTCTCCCCTGCTCGTGAACATCTACCTCGATCAATTCGATAAGTGCTGGAAGCGGGAGGTTTTTGCAGGGGATGCGGGAGAGCCCGGGGAGCGGCTTGTAAGGTATGCGGATGATTTTGTGGTTCTTGGCAAGAACTGGGTGGAGTTCGCTCGCATAAGGAAAGTCCTTGCAGACCTGGACCTTGAAGTAAACAAGGAAAAGACCCTGATAAGCAATCTTGAAAAGGGGTTTGAATTCCTTGGCTATTACTTTCTGGAGGTCTCTTCCGAAGAGGGGCTTGAAGGGAAAATCCGGATAACTCCCACCGATGGCTCGGTCAGAAGGGTGATTGAAGCCATAGAAAAAGCAACGGAATTCAACCCACAGGCTCCAGAGCCCCTGGAATCTGTGCTTGAGGAGGTCCAGAAGGTTGTGTGCCCCTGGTACTATTATTACCGGCACACGGAGTACACCGAGGGGCTTGAGGAGATCCAGCGCTATTTCAACGCCCAGCTCCGTGAATATATAAGGAAGTCACGGGAACTGGAAGCTTCTACGGCGCAGGGTGAAGGAAGAAACGGAGGGGACTGGGGATGTAGAGGAGACGGGGGAGGTGGAGAAGGCGGAGAGGACAGGGGAGTTTCAAAAGCTTTTTAA
- the cas1 gene encoding CRISPR-associated endonuclease Cas1 — protein MRVVIDEYGTYVHKKRNRFVTMNNKDKAVKWEFSADKVTQILVYRGAAITADAIDLAVKKGIDIIYLDKFGKPFARTYSCKFENSAAVHRCQVRAYDSEKGARLMRGMIEAKIRNQSYLLKSLARNREDRELEETAEHILSLCAGLPEGGDIDMSRNRLFGIEGEASREYFGALGTVLPEKAYSGKRTKQPPEDLFNALLSYGYGILYTEVEKACVLAGLDPYMGFLHTDRPGKPSMVLDLMEEFRQPVVDRAAISLVSKKAVKPDELKAVENGFYLDRSGRHKMVEAMSSRLSKIITYRKDRHSFSSLVLRQAREVVKFICGEEEAYSPFVYGG, from the coding sequence ATGCGAGTTGTGATTGATGAATACGGGACTTATGTGCACAAGAAGCGAAACCGCTTTGTCACAATGAACAATAAGGACAAGGCGGTTAAATGGGAATTTTCGGCAGACAAGGTTACCCAGATTCTGGTTTACAGGGGAGCTGCCATCACTGCGGATGCAATTGACCTTGCGGTCAAAAAGGGCATAGACATCATTTATCTGGACAAGTTCGGAAAGCCTTTTGCAAGGACATATTCGTGCAAATTCGAGAATTCTGCTGCGGTCCACCGCTGCCAGGTGCGGGCGTATGACAGCGAAAAAGGAGCCCGGCTGATGAGGGGGATGATCGAGGCAAAGATCAGGAACCAGTCATATCTGCTAAAAAGCCTTGCAAGGAACAGGGAAGACAGGGAACTGGAAGAGACAGCCGAACATATCCTTTCCCTCTGTGCAGGGCTTCCCGAAGGCGGAGACATCGACATGTCCAGAAACAGGCTTTTCGGGATCGAAGGGGAAGCTTCCAGGGAATATTTCGGAGCCCTTGGGACCGTGCTTCCCGAAAAAGCATATTCAGGGAAAAGGACAAAGCAGCCCCCGGAAGACCTTTTCAATGCCCTGCTCAGCTACGGATACGGGATCCTCTACACCGAAGTGGAAAAAGCCTGCGTCCTTGCCGGGCTTGACCCTTACATGGGTTTCCTGCATACCGACAGGCCGGGAAAGCCCTCCATGGTTCTGGACCTGATGGAAGAGTTCAGGCAGCCCGTGGTTGACAGGGCAGCAATCTCCCTTGTCTCGAAAAAGGCAGTAAAGCCCGACGAACTCAAAGCGGTTGAAAACGGCTTTTACCTGGACCGGTCGGGGAGGCATAAGATGGTCGAAGCCATGAGCTCAAGGCTTTCGAAAATAATCACTTACAGGAAAGACCGGCACTCCTTTTCCAGCCTGGTACTCCGGCAGGCGAGGGAAGTCGTGAAGTTCATCTGCGGAGAGGAAGAGGCTTACTCTCCTTTCGTGTACGGGGGATGA
- the cas2 gene encoding CRISPR-associated endonuclease Cas2 translates to MLLWLIYDITDNSLRYRVCETCKDFGLFRVQKSVFFGELDADKTASILDKMEDILNDENKTEHDSVLILPVCRACLSKMLAAGRMFDAGLYTDRECVILG, encoded by the coding sequence GTGCTTCTCTGGCTCATCTACGATATCACGGACAATTCCCTTCGCTACCGGGTCTGTGAGACCTGCAAGGACTTTGGCCTCTTCAGGGTCCAGAAAAGCGTGTTCTTCGGGGAACTGGACGCCGACAAAACAGCCTCGATTCTGGATAAAATGGAAGATATCTTGAACGATGAAAACAAAACAGAGCATGATTCGGTACTCATCCTTCCGGTCTGCCGGGCATGCCTTTCAAAAATGCTCGCCGCCGGGAGAATGTTTGATGCCGGCCTGTACACGGACCGGGAATGTGTAATTCTCGGCTGA
- a CDS encoding DUF6293 family protein, producing the protein MSVLIATVGGTESVVKLGFRMMENVEKVILVPGKPFEQVMEKSEIKQGKTRSNPVRKAYELKKSIEDFGAEVEIHEVNPLNFKECLIRIIELIQEQPEGTDVAVNVTGGTKLLSLAAMNAACMCYCKAFYVQEKGSGDIKVDLPSPNSGYFYDIGDQAKKILSYLLDEHKKLKKPVEECSDYELKKFINREIAGGLKVTSQTITNKLQMLEADGLLMSKKGALKNSSGLGKSSVKIWWLTDEGRIYATYFSKKGS; encoded by the coding sequence ATGTCAGTATTGATTGCTACGGTTGGTGGAACTGAAAGTGTTGTAAAGCTCGGTTTTCGAATGATGGAAAACGTGGAAAAAGTAATACTCGTCCCCGGAAAGCCGTTCGAACAGGTAATGGAAAAGTCTGAAATCAAGCAAGGAAAAACCCGTTCCAACCCCGTCCGAAAAGCCTATGAACTGAAAAAGTCAATCGAGGACTTCGGAGCGGAGGTCGAGATTCACGAAGTAAACCCCCTCAATTTCAAGGAATGCCTGATAAGGATCATAGAACTGATACAGGAACAGCCCGAAGGAACTGATGTCGCAGTAAACGTAACCGGCGGGACAAAGCTCCTCTCCCTTGCTGCAATGAACGCCGCCTGCATGTGCTACTGCAAAGCTTTCTACGTCCAGGAAAAAGGTTCCGGAGACATAAAAGTTGACCTGCCGTCCCCCAATTCCGGCTACTTTTACGACATAGGAGACCAGGCGAAGAAAATACTATCGTACCTTCTGGACGAGCACAAAAAGTTGAAAAAACCCGTAGAAGAATGCAGTGATTACGAGTTGAAGAAATTCATAAATCGAGAGATAGCCGGTGGACTGAAAGTGACATCACAGACTATCACCAATAAACTCCAGATGCTGGAAGCAGACGGGCTTCTCATGAGTAAAAAAGGTGCCCTTAAAAACTCGTCAGGATTAGGGAAAAGCAGCGTGAAGATCTGGTGGCTTACTGATGAAGGTAGAATATACGCTACCTACTTCAGCAAAAAGGGTTCTTGA
- a CDS encoding ribbon-helix-helix domain-containing protein, whose translation MAIQYKKEKISSTISPYLKNRIDEFVDSGEFSSVSDFVNTAIAEFIAKYDERVSREIQQSETKLPEIMLNAILQTEEGKELLASLCKADFVKKQEKSKNPMNQTEILKQTE comes from the coding sequence ATGGCAATTCAATATAAAAAAGAAAAGATTAGCTCAACTATAAGCCCTTATTTAAAAAATCGAATAGATGAGTTCGTAGATTCTGGAGAGTTTAGTAGTGTTTCAGATTTTGTAAATACAGCAATAGCTGAGTTTATTGCAAAGTATGATGAGAGGGTTAGTAGAGAAATTCAACAAAGTGAAACTAAACTCCCCGAAATAATGCTCAATGCTATTTTACAAACTGAAGAAGGTAAAGAACTTTTGGCTTCTTTGTGTAAAGCAGATTTTGTGAAAAAACAAGAAAAATCTAAAAATCCTATGAATCAAACCGAAATCCTCAAACAAACTGAGTGA
- a CDS encoding ribbon-helix-helix domain-containing protein, with protein sequence MTIQYKKEKISSTISPYLKNRIDEFVDSGEFSSVSDFVNTAIAEFIAKYDERVSREIQQSETKLPEIMLNAILQTGEGRELLASLCKADL encoded by the coding sequence ATGACAATTCAATATAAAAAAGAAAAGATTAGCTCAACTATAAGCCCTTATTTAAAAAATCGAATAGATGAGTTCGTAGATTCTGGAGAGTTTAGTAGTGTTTCAGATTTTGTAAATACAGCAATAGCTGAGTTTATTGCGAAGTATGATGAGAGGGTTAGTAGAGAAATTCAACAAAGTGAAACAAAACTCCCTGAAATAATGCTCAATGCTATTTTACAAACTGGAGAAGGTAGAGAACTTTTGGCTTCTTTGTGTAAAGCAGATTTGTGA